A genome region from Nitrospirota bacterium includes the following:
- the pstA gene encoding phosphate ABC transporter permease PstA, whose product MMSRQLREGLFAVAGLLTMLVALFALGALLAGLAMDGWDRLSWRFFASYPSRFPEQAGILAAWVGTVLVMVVTAFAAVPLGLAAAVYLEEYAPTHWLTDLIDINVANLAGVPSIVYGLMALGLFVYRFGLGHSVLTAGLTLALLILPMVIIATREAIRSVPDGVREAAYALGATKWQTVKDHVVPYSMGGILTGIILALSRAIGETAPLITVGALSFIAFLPHPPWQAEFPFVSFQWLLDPFTVLPMQMFNWVSRPQEEFHRNAAGAGLVLMAMTLAMNALAIYVRARFRKRIRW is encoded by the coding sequence ATGATGTCACGTCAACTCCGGGAAGGGTTGTTCGCGGTCGCGGGGCTCCTGACCATGTTGGTCGCCCTGTTCGCGCTGGGCGCCCTCCTGGCGGGGCTGGCCATGGACGGGTGGGACCGCTTGTCCTGGCGCTTCTTTGCTTCCTATCCCTCGCGCTTTCCCGAACAGGCCGGCATTCTGGCCGCCTGGGTGGGCACCGTGCTCGTGATGGTCGTCACCGCGTTCGCCGCCGTTCCCTTGGGACTCGCCGCAGCCGTGTATCTGGAAGAATACGCGCCCACGCACTGGCTGACGGACCTTATCGATATCAACGTCGCGAATCTGGCCGGCGTGCCCTCCATCGTGTACGGGCTGATGGCACTGGGCCTCTTTGTGTACCGGTTCGGCCTCGGTCACAGCGTTCTGACCGCGGGACTCACGCTGGCGTTGCTCATATTGCCGATGGTGATCATCGCGACGCGGGAAGCGATCCGCAGCGTACCGGACGGGGTGCGCGAAGCCGCCTACGCCCTCGGCGCGACCAAGTGGCAGACGGTGAAGGACCACGTCGTCCCCTACTCGATGGGAGGCATTCTTACGGGCATCATTCTCGCGCTTTCGCGCGCGATCGGCGAGACGGCGCCGCTGATCACGGTCGGCGCGTTGTCGTTCATCGCGTTCTTGCCGCATCCTCCCTGGCAAGCGGAATTTCCGTTTGTCTCGTTCCAGTGGCTGCTGGATCCGTTCACGGTCCTTCCCATGCAGATGTTCAACTGGGTGTCCAGGCCCCAGGAGGAATTTCATCGCAATGCGGCGGGGGCCGGGCTGGTCCTGATGGCGATGACGCTGGCCATGAACGCCCTGGCGATCTACGTCCGCGCGCGGTTTCGCAAGCGAATCCGCTGGTGA
- the pstB gene encoding phosphate ABC transporter ATP-binding protein PstB — protein MTTMDAPAVKAEVRNLNFYYGSIQALKQLTLTIAERRVTALIGPSGCGKTTYLRCFNRMHDLYSGNRYEGEIVLYPDKTNILDPRLDPIEVRMRVGMVFQKPNPFPKSIYENVAYGLRIRGRQRRSAIDDAVERALRDAALWQEVKDRLHEPAFALSGGQQQRLCIARALATDPEMLLFDEPTSALDPTATVKIEELVNQLKQKITIVIVTHSMQQAARVSDFTAFMYAGSLVEFDKTEKMFTNPSNQLTEDYITGRFG, from the coding sequence ATGACGACGATGGACGCACCGGCGGTCAAAGCGGAGGTCAGGAACCTGAATTTCTATTACGGCTCGATTCAGGCCCTCAAGCAGCTCACGCTGACCATCGCCGAGCGCCGAGTGACCGCGTTGATCGGACCGTCCGGATGCGGAAAAACGACGTATCTGCGATGCTTCAACAGGATGCACGATCTCTATTCCGGCAACCGCTACGAAGGGGAAATCGTCCTCTACCCCGACAAAACCAATATCCTGGACCCACGCCTCGATCCGATCGAAGTCCGCATGCGCGTGGGCATGGTTTTTCAGAAGCCCAATCCGTTTCCTAAGTCCATTTACGAAAACGTGGCCTACGGCCTCAGAATTCGCGGCCGCCAGCGCAGAAGCGCGATCGACGACGCCGTTGAACGGGCGCTCCGCGACGCCGCCCTGTGGCAGGAGGTCAAAGATCGGCTGCATGAACCCGCCTTCGCCCTGTCGGGCGGTCAACAGCAACGGCTGTGCATCGCCCGCGCCCTCGCGACGGATCCGGAAATGCTGCTGTTCGACGAGCCGACCTCGGCCTTGGATCCCACCGCGACGGTCAAGATCGAAGAGTTGGTGAATCAACTCAAGCAAAAGATTACGATCGTGATCGTCACTCACAGCATGCAACAGGCCGCCCGGGTCTCGGACTTTACCGCCTTCATGTACGCGGGATCGCTCGTGGAGTTCGACAAGACCGAGAAGATGTTCACTAATCCGTCGAATCAACTGACGGAGGATTACATTACCGGACGGTTCGGCTGA
- the phoU gene encoding phosphate signaling complex protein PhoU: MHRHFDEELLGLKEKLLLMGGLVESQIQGALRALTERDDGLARRVIETDHRVNALDVEVDEDCLRLLALQQPAGRDLRFITTAMKISTELERMSDLAENVSERALELNEEPQLKPYIDIPRMANWAIRMVKDSLDAFVNRDAALARKVIGDDDFVDDLTEQLFRELLSFMLENPKTITRAIRLTFIGKYFERIADHATNIAELVVYMVEGKIIRHTEPSNKQPMADSE; this comes from the coding sequence ATGCATCGTCATTTCGACGAAGAACTGTTGGGCCTTAAGGAGAAGCTGCTCCTGATGGGCGGACTGGTGGAGAGCCAAATCCAGGGGGCGCTGCGCGCGCTCACCGAACGCGATGACGGACTGGCCCGTCGCGTGATCGAGACCGATCATCGCGTCAACGCCTTGGATGTCGAGGTGGACGAAGACTGCCTTCGGCTGCTCGCGTTGCAGCAACCGGCGGGACGCGATTTGCGGTTCATCACCACGGCGATGAAGATTTCCACCGAACTGGAACGCATGAGCGACCTGGCCGAAAACGTATCCGAGCGGGCGCTGGAACTCAATGAAGAACCTCAACTCAAGCCCTACATCGACATTCCCCGCATGGCGAACTGGGCGATACGGATGGTGAAAGACAGCCTGGACGCCTTCGTCAACCGCGATGCGGCGCTGGCGAGAAAGGTGATCGGAGACGACGATTTCGTCGACGATTTAACCGAGCAGTTGTTTCGCGAGTTGCTCTCGTTTATGTTGGAAAACCCGAAGACGATCACGAGAGCCATCCGCCTGACCTTCATCGGCAAATACTTCGAGCGGATCGCCGACCATGCGACCAACATCGCGGAACTCGTCGTGTATATGGTAGAAGGGAAGATCATTCGTCACACCGAACCGTCGAACAAACAGCCGATGGCCGACAGCGAGTAG
- a CDS encoding Ppx/GppA phosphatase family protein, whose product MTKLAILDIGTNSIHLVLAEVGPDLSYKIVDRFKDMTRLGDGSFASRRLSDQAMARGFEVVRNLVTLARNKGYDRIEAIATSAVREARNGGEFIEGVAKQTGLTVRVISGAEEARLIFLGVRHSIALSDRPTLVVDVGGGSVELMVGNREAMLHARSLKLGAIRMKDLYLTRTPPSKAMLRDMHAAIERHLKAALQGFQTVQYDGLVATSGMAGNLTEVIYLRRTGHPPPQLHLAAVSLKEVQEVEAVLAASSVKARLAIPGLDPRRVDTLLPAAAVLRILMELVGKDDLTISDKAIREGMIYDFIERHREGLRAELEIPDVRRRNVVHLARRCQAPETHSLHVAALALQLFDQTKPMHGFGQPEREWLEYAALLHDVGYLINSRQHHKHAYYLIKHSDLSGLTAEEVDIVANVARYHRRALPSPKHAPLAALPAGHQRTVQVLAALLRIADALDRTHFSVIQRLTVKLGAIVTISLQTAGDAELETWAARGRADLFEKVFRRRVQFIMLSPEGDPA is encoded by the coding sequence ATGACCAAACTCGCCATTCTCGATATCGGCACCAACTCCATTCATTTGGTCCTGGCCGAGGTCGGCCCCGATCTTTCGTACAAAATTGTGGATCGCTTCAAGGACATGACGCGGCTGGGCGACGGCTCGTTCGCCAGCCGCCGGCTCTCGGACCAAGCGATGGCCCGGGGGTTCGAAGTGGTCCGCAACCTGGTGACGCTCGCCCGTAACAAAGGGTACGACCGGATCGAGGCGATCGCCACCAGCGCGGTACGCGAAGCCCGCAACGGCGGCGAGTTCATCGAAGGCGTGGCGAAACAGACGGGCCTGACGGTGCGGGTCATCAGCGGCGCCGAAGAAGCCCGCCTCATTTTCCTCGGCGTGCGCCACAGCATCGCTTTGTCGGACCGGCCGACCTTGGTGGTGGACGTCGGAGGCGGCTCCGTCGAGTTGATGGTCGGCAACCGAGAGGCCATGCTGCACGCCAGGAGCCTCAAGCTCGGCGCCATCCGGATGAAGGATCTGTATCTCACGCGCACGCCGCCGTCGAAAGCCATGTTGCGGGACATGCACGCGGCGATCGAGCGACACTTGAAAGCCGCGTTGCAGGGGTTTCAGACCGTGCAGTACGACGGCCTGGTGGCCACCTCCGGCATGGCCGGCAACCTGACGGAGGTGATTTATCTGCGACGCACGGGCCATCCCCCTCCTCAACTGCATCTCGCCGCAGTCTCCTTGAAGGAAGTGCAGGAGGTGGAAGCGGTGCTGGCCGCCTCGAGCGTCAAGGCGCGGCTCGCCATCCCCGGTCTCGATCCCAGACGCGTGGATACGTTGTTGCCAGCTGCGGCGGTCCTGCGGATCCTCATGGAGCTCGTCGGAAAGGACGATCTGACCATTTCCGACAAGGCGATCCGGGAGGGCATGATTTACGATTTCATCGAGCGCCATCGGGAGGGCCTCCGCGCCGAACTGGAGATCCCGGATGTCCGCAGGAGAAACGTCGTCCATCTGGCGCGCCGCTGCCAGGCGCCGGAAACCCATTCTCTGCATGTCGCCGCGCTGGCGTTGCAGTTGTTCGATCAGACCAAACCGATGCACGGGTTCGGGCAGCCGGAGCGGGAGTGGCTGGAATACGCCGCGCTGCTGCACGACGTCGGCTACCTCATCAACTCCCGGCAACATCACAAGCACGCCTATTACCTGATCAAGCACAGCGACCTGTCCGGGTTGACGGCAGAAGAGGTGGACATCGTCGCCAACGTCGCGCGCTATCATCGCCGGGCGTTGCCGAGTCCGAAGCACGCGCCCTTGGCGGCCTTGCCGGCCGGCCATCAGCGGACGGTCCAGGTGCTGGCGGCGTTGCTCCGGATCGCCGATGCGCTCGACCGCACCCATTTTTCCGTGATTCAACGGCTGACGGTGAAGCTGGGGGCGATCGTGACGATCTCGCTTCAGACCGCCGGCGACGCCGAGTTGGAAACCTGGGCCGCCCGCGGGCGCGCGGACCTGTTTGAGAAGGTCTTCCGGAGGCGGGTACAATTCATCATGCTGTCACCGGAGGGAGACCCGGCATGA